In Symmachiella dynata, the following are encoded in one genomic region:
- a CDS encoding CBS domain-containing protein codes for MPKPANQNILAQDIMQTDVITVAPTDSLQETMTILTENHVTGLPVIDSKSRCVGVVTAGDILNFEQEHAEFAQEANSDMARHFDPERQRWESVRVSAFALEEFAEVPVSEVMTRELISVGPTATATEVAQLMLDKDIHRVLVLDTNQRLFGIIVAFDFVGLWADFKSRT; via the coding sequence ATGCCCAAGCCAGCAAACCAGAACATCTTGGCTCAGGATATCATGCAAACCGATGTCATCACCGTTGCCCCGACGGACAGCTTGCAAGAAACGATGACCATCTTGACCGAGAATCACGTCACCGGCCTGCCGGTCATCGATAGCAAGAGTCGTTGCGTCGGCGTTGTGACCGCTGGCGACATCCTCAATTTTGAACAGGAGCACGCGGAATTTGCCCAGGAAGCCAACTCCGACATGGCCCGGCATTTCGACCCGGAACGCCAACGCTGGGAAAGCGTGCGGGTCAGCGCCTTTGCATTGGAAGAATTTGCTGAAGTCCCCGTCAGCGAAGTCATGACCCGGGAACTCATTTCGGTGGGTCCCACAGCAACCGCCACCGAGGTCGCGCAATTGATGCTCGACAAAGACATCCACCGCGTTTTAGTCCTCGATACGAATCAACGGCTGTTCGGAATCATCGTGGCGTTCGACTTTGTCGGTCTCTGGGCGGACTTTAAATCGCGCACGTGA
- a CDS encoding PGPGW domain-containing protein: MWEQIAAHEQLWWWLGALSVVSFVGALLIIPVLVTRMRADYFVSDQPAAGSWRAEHPAVRWTLLVLKNVLGFVLLLAGMAMIFLPGQGLLTMFIGLSLLNFPGKRRIEIALLRNPIVWRPICWIRRKADRPMLQLPDDVRH; the protein is encoded by the coding sequence ATGTGGGAACAGATTGCGGCCCACGAACAACTGTGGTGGTGGTTGGGCGCACTTTCCGTTGTGTCGTTTGTGGGGGCGTTGCTCATCATTCCGGTGTTGGTGACGCGGATGCGGGCTGATTATTTTGTCTCCGATCAACCAGCCGCTGGAAGTTGGCGGGCCGAACACCCGGCGGTCCGCTGGACATTGTTGGTTCTCAAGAACGTGCTGGGTTTTGTGCTGTTGCTGGCGGGGATGGCGATGATTTTTTTGCCGGGGCAGGGGCTGTTGACGATGTTCATTGGTTTGAGCCTGTTGAACTTTCCGGGCAAACGGCGGATTGAGATTGCCTTGCTGCGCAACCCGATTGTTTGGCGACCGATTTGTTGGATCCGCCGCAAAGCGGATCGTCCGATGTTGCAACTGCCTGACGACGTGCGTCATTGA
- a CDS encoding PVC-type heme-binding CxxCH protein, protein MEIPAGFRVELFAAEPLLANPVAFCIDEQGRFYVAETFRHHAGVTDTRGHMYWLDDDLACRTVADRVAMYKKHFSPEVFDSYGLEHDRVRMIVDSDGNGRADKATVFADGFNDRAVGIGAGVLARDGKLWYACLPDLWQLEDTDGDGRADVRESLHTGYGIHVGFLGHDLHGLRFGPDGRLYFSIGDRGINIQTEGRHLFYPDTGTVLRCEPDGSNLEVFASGLRNPQELAFDDYGNLFTVDNNSDSGDKARLVYIVEGGDSGWRIGFQFITSPTSRGPWNAEKLWHPKFDGQAAYHLPPLVNLADGPSGLTYYPGTGLPQRYNGHFFLSDFRGSTAISGVRSFAVEQDGASYKIADEHKFLWQLLTSDVEFGDDGNLYLLNWVNGWEKTGKGRIYKVFDPKTRDEPIVAEVLALTRAGMSSRSDEELQTLLGHPNQRIRQAAQFELAARPAAEAVPVFTTVAQNPANRLARLHAIWGLGQILRVQHLQPAFATLVALLSDDDTEVRAQAAKTIGDVKDNTTARSALIHLLSDNAPRPRFFAALALGKMPSESKTIQPLLEMLRANNNQDRYLRHAGVVGLAGLEEADLLKHADDNSAAVRMGILLALRRLESPAIARFLNDADPLLVVEAARAINDVPINSALPELAAVAGSQRPEFQSDEALQKRIINANFRLGELSNAKALSGIALNESLPDVIRTEALLALADWQSPNGKDRVTGLWRPLPPRPVQDLAATIDTDLSALLQSSASPDVKVAAVNVLGKFGSPTWGPQLLAIVSDSAQPAQLRAECLTALAAIDAQELPGAVDLAIEDKDANVRNTGRELLAKTDPDRAVPLLAETVKNGSLREQQSALATLGHIKSAAADDLLLNLLAEVAAESIAENIRLDVRQAAAQRQRADVVAAVQKHNVALGKEDPVSFHRDALTGGDAGRGKKIFFERTAVSCMRCHKIGGKGGDVGPDLSALGQQQKRQYILEALVNPNAAIAKGYETSILVLESGKTLAGIVKEEDAKQLKLMTSDGKTITVPIAHIEERVKGKSAMPEDLTKQLTPFDLRDLVEFLATQKDK, encoded by the coding sequence ATGGAGATCCCCGCAGGATTCCGCGTCGAACTCTTCGCCGCCGAGCCACTGTTGGCCAATCCAGTTGCGTTTTGCATCGACGAACAGGGACGATTTTACGTCGCCGAAACCTTCCGGCATCACGCTGGCGTGACTGATACCCGCGGACACATGTATTGGCTCGACGATGACCTCGCCTGCCGCACCGTCGCGGATCGCGTGGCCATGTACAAAAAACATTTCTCCCCCGAGGTCTTCGACAGCTACGGCCTTGAACATGACCGCGTGCGGATGATCGTCGATAGCGATGGTAACGGGCGTGCCGACAAAGCCACGGTCTTCGCCGACGGATTCAACGACCGCGCCGTCGGCATCGGCGCCGGAGTCCTCGCTCGCGATGGCAAACTGTGGTACGCCTGCCTGCCTGACCTGTGGCAATTGGAGGATACCGACGGCGATGGCCGCGCGGATGTCCGGGAATCACTGCACACCGGATACGGTATTCACGTTGGATTTTTAGGACACGACCTGCACGGATTACGATTCGGTCCTGACGGCCGTTTGTACTTCAGTATCGGCGATCGCGGCATCAATATTCAGACCGAAGGACGGCATCTGTTTTATCCCGACACCGGCACAGTCCTCCGTTGTGAGCCGGACGGTTCCAACTTAGAGGTCTTCGCCAGCGGGTTGCGGAATCCACAGGAATTGGCGTTCGACGATTACGGAAACCTATTCACGGTCGATAACAATTCCGACTCCGGCGATAAAGCGCGGCTGGTGTATATCGTCGAAGGGGGCGACAGCGGTTGGCGGATTGGTTTTCAATTCATCACCTCCCCCACGTCGCGCGGCCCCTGGAATGCGGAAAAACTGTGGCACCCAAAATTTGACGGGCAAGCTGCGTACCACCTGCCGCCATTGGTGAATCTGGCCGATGGCCCATCCGGACTGACCTATTATCCGGGCACGGGTCTGCCGCAGCGTTACAACGGCCACTTCTTCCTCTCCGACTTTCGCGGTTCAACAGCCATCAGCGGCGTCCGCTCGTTCGCAGTCGAACAGGACGGAGCGTCCTACAAAATTGCCGACGAACACAAATTCCTCTGGCAACTGCTAACGTCTGACGTCGAATTCGGCGACGACGGAAATCTGTATCTACTCAATTGGGTCAATGGCTGGGAAAAAACCGGCAAGGGCCGCATCTATAAAGTCTTCGACCCCAAAACCCGCGACGAGCCGATCGTGGCGGAGGTCCTCGCCCTGACCCGCGCCGGCATGTCGTCGCGATCGGATGAAGAGTTACAAACACTGCTCGGCCATCCCAATCAGCGGATTCGCCAAGCCGCACAATTCGAGCTGGCTGCTCGCCCCGCCGCAGAAGCGGTACCGGTTTTCACAACCGTCGCACAAAACCCCGCCAATCGCCTCGCGCGGCTGCACGCGATTTGGGGACTCGGCCAGATCCTCCGCGTTCAACATCTCCAACCGGCGTTCGCGACCTTGGTTGCCCTGCTGAGCGACGACGATACGGAAGTCCGCGCACAAGCCGCAAAGACGATTGGTGACGTCAAAGACAACACCACCGCCCGCAGCGCATTAATCCACCTACTCAGCGATAACGCACCCCGCCCTCGTTTTTTCGCAGCACTGGCACTGGGGAAAATGCCGAGTGAAAGCAAGACGATCCAACCGCTGCTGGAAATGTTGCGAGCCAACAACAACCAAGATCGCTATCTGCGGCACGCCGGTGTGGTTGGCTTGGCGGGCCTCGAAGAAGCGGATTTATTGAAACATGCCGACGACAATTCAGCAGCAGTGCGGATGGGAATTCTCTTAGCGCTGCGGCGGTTAGAAAGCCCGGCGATTGCCAGATTTCTGAATGATGCCGACCCTCTACTGGTCGTCGAAGCAGCTCGCGCTATCAATGACGTGCCCATCAATTCCGCCCTGCCGGAACTGGCCGCTGTGGCGGGATCGCAGCGCCCCGAATTCCAATCCGACGAAGCGCTGCAAAAGCGAATCATCAACGCGAATTTTCGTTTAGGCGAGCTGTCAAACGCCAAAGCACTTTCCGGCATCGCTTTGAACGAATCGCTACCCGACGTGATTCGCACCGAAGCCCTCTTGGCCCTGGCCGATTGGCAATCTCCCAACGGCAAAGATCGCGTCACCGGCTTGTGGCGTCCATTGCCTCCGCGTCCCGTCCAAGACCTGGCAGCCACGATCGATACGGACCTTAGCGCGCTATTACAGAGCAGTGCCTCCCCAGACGTAAAAGTCGCAGCGGTGAACGTGCTGGGTAAATTTGGAAGCCCGACATGGGGACCGCAGCTCCTGGCTATCGTCAGCGACTCCGCACAGCCGGCACAGCTGCGTGCCGAATGCCTAACGGCGTTGGCAGCCATCGATGCCCAGGAACTCCCCGGCGCCGTCGACTTGGCCATTGAGGACAAAGACGCAAACGTGCGCAACACCGGCCGCGAACTATTGGCCAAAACCGACCCCGACCGTGCCGTGCCGCTACTCGCTGAGACCGTCAAAAACGGCTCGCTACGGGAACAGCAGTCCGCCTTGGCGACACTCGGCCACATCAAATCCGCCGCTGCCGATGATCTGCTGCTGAACTTACTCGCCGAGGTAGCAGCCGAAAGCATTGCCGAGAACATCCGCTTAGACGTCCGGCAAGCCGCCGCCCAACGACAGCGCGCGGATGTCGTTGCCGCAGTGCAAAAGCACAATGTAGCACTCGGCAAAGAGGATCCAGTTTCCTTCCATCGCGACGCACTCACCGGGGGCGATGCGGGGCGGGGTAAAAAAATCTTCTTCGAACGCACCGCAGTCTCCTGCATGCGTTGCCACAAAATCGGCGGAAAAGGAGGCGACGTCGGCCCCGATTTGTCGGCACTCGGCCAGCAGCAAAAGCGGCAATATATTCTCGAAGCGCTCGTGAACCCCAATGCGGCGATTGCCAAAGGCTATGAAACCTCGATTCTGGTCCTGGAGTCGGGCAAGACGCTCGCCGGGATCGTGAAGGAAGAAGATGCCAAGCAACTCAAGCTGATGACCTCCGATGGCAAAACCATCACCGTGCCCATCGCCCACATCGAAGAGCGCGTGAAAGGCAAATCCGCCATGCCCGAGGATCTGACCAAGCAGCTCACCCCATTCGACCTGCGCGACCTTGTGGAATTCCTCGCGACTCAGAAGGACAAATAG
- a CDS encoding isocitrate dehydrogenase (NAD(+)), whose translation MSYTVTLIPGDGIGPEVTAAARTVIEATGFTIDWDVQEAGGDVIEKYGTALPEPALESIRRNGVALKGPITTPVGKGFSSVNVKLRKELKLYANYRPAKTMPGVKSRYDNVDLIVIRENTEGLYSGLEHEVIPGVIESLRVITYEASERIVRFAFETARQYGRKKVTVVHKANILKLSDGLFLDVARLVAKDYHEIELEEYIVDATAMRLVMRPESFDVLVMENLFGDIISDLTSGLVGGLGVAPSANIGTHCAVFEAVHGSAPDIAGQGIANPTALILSAALMLRHLRQPEAAANIEQAVHTVLSQGKTITGDLGGNATTSEYAAAVAAVVESLQDDA comes from the coding sequence ATGAGCTATACGGTGACACTGATTCCGGGGGATGGCATTGGGCCGGAGGTGACCGCGGCTGCTCGCACTGTGATCGAGGCGACCGGCTTTACCATCGATTGGGATGTGCAGGAAGCGGGCGGCGATGTGATTGAAAAGTACGGAACGGCTTTGCCCGAACCGGCGCTGGAATCGATTCGCCGGAACGGCGTCGCCCTGAAAGGCCCAATCACAACGCCGGTGGGAAAGGGGTTCTCGTCGGTGAATGTGAAGCTCCGCAAAGAACTGAAGCTGTATGCGAACTATCGCCCCGCCAAGACGATGCCGGGTGTCAAATCGCGATATGACAATGTCGATTTGATCGTGATCCGCGAAAATACCGAAGGACTCTACAGCGGATTGGAGCACGAGGTGATTCCCGGCGTGATCGAAAGTTTGCGGGTGATCACCTACGAAGCTTCGGAACGAATCGTGCGGTTCGCTTTTGAGACTGCCCGGCAATACGGCCGCAAAAAAGTGACGGTGGTTCACAAAGCCAACATTCTCAAGCTGAGCGACGGGTTGTTTTTGGATGTCGCGCGGCTGGTGGCGAAGGATTACCACGAAATCGAATTGGAGGAATACATCGTCGATGCGACGGCAATGCGGCTGGTCATGCGGCCGGAGAGTTTTGACGTGTTGGTGATGGAGAATCTGTTCGGTGATATCATTTCGGACCTGACCAGCGGTCTGGTGGGTGGGTTGGGGGTTGCCCCCAGCGCGAACATCGGCACCCACTGCGCTGTCTTTGAAGCGGTTCACGGCTCCGCCCCGGACATCGCCGGGCAAGGTATCGCGAATCCAACGGCGTTGATTTTGAGTGCGGCGTTGATGCTGCGGCATCTTCGACAGCCCGAAGCAGCTGCCAACATCGAACAGGCAGTGCACACGGTTCTGTCCCAGGGCAAGACGATCACCGGTGACTTAGGCGGCAACGCGACAACGTCCGAATACGCCGCTGCTGTGGCAGCGGTTGTCGAGAGTTTGCAAGACGATGCGTAG
- a CDS encoding transposase, producing MTEFQTELDNAWQMSDELWQQIHPLLLEDSPPKRTGRKRADWRRMINGIVYRVQTGCKWNKLPKQFGDDSTVHRWYQRWCKSGMIHKVWSKITTHCAELNDLTPEWAAIVSAPPAIAGVVGQTTTPAAIPTVTPAAAQVTPEIAASAPYAPTVAIAPETVSDSEPSTPIPAQTPAAESTPQPRPQIAEETRHDYQPPGYTPAASTPAQPQHQPYSPEESDRRAA from the coding sequence ATGACGGAATTCCAGACGGAACTGGACAACGCCTGGCAAATGTCAGACGAACTGTGGCAACAGATTCACCCGCTGTTGCTGGAAGACTCGCCCCCCAAACGCACCGGACGCAAACGCGCCGATTGGCGGCGGATGATCAATGGCATCGTCTACCGCGTACAAACCGGATGCAAATGGAACAAACTGCCCAAACAGTTTGGTGACGACAGTACCGTGCACCGCTGGTACCAGCGCTGGTGCAAAAGCGGTATGATTCATAAGGTTTGGTCGAAAATCACGACGCACTGCGCCGAATTGAACGACCTGACCCCCGAATGGGCTGCGATTGTTTCCGCTCCGCCAGCAATTGCCGGCGTAGTGGGTCAAACAACAACGCCCGCTGCGATTCCCACCGTGACACCGGCAGCTGCCCAAGTCACTCCCGAAATCGCCGCCAGTGCCCCTTACGCACCGACTGTCGCCATCGCCCCGGAAACCGTTTCCGACAGCGAACCCTCGACACCAATTCCCGCGCAAACTCCTGCAGCGGAATCGACCCCACAACCGCGTCCGCAAATCGCGGAAGAAACGCGACACGACTACCAACCCCCGGGCTATACGCCCGCTGCGAGTACTCCGGCTCAACCGCAACACCAGCCCTACTCGCCAGAAGAATCCGATCGCCGCGCCGCTTAA
- a CDS encoding M56 family metallopeptidase yields MTRAWSEFFIEMPLLWDLCLRLSVVLIAAWGLHAALAHCNPRWRVQLWRFTSIAVLIVMAATCLPKIAVLVEQQVAAVEPVAEAPTMVAMTQPLLRGAGTVADISKLPPINSETEFPLELFLPVEEVATAAAAIPAEPPQLAAKSPWAMWLLASVWAVGTSLLAMRWTSAQLRIRNLLSRSIPAPKQSARRLRSVADRLDIFGDFDLRLSNETDVPFVAGLLRPIVVLPARMAKKQFAQELPAIFAHELTHVKSRDLIWMGVSQWITIPLWFHPLTWRATSAHSMACEEVADAVAADSVGDVARYSGTLARVALAAVSHPPATAAISMARSSQIMSRLARLKRGLSNSPLARRWVILSALAGLLVVVPLATIKLAYADNESTTAATSNDQAGRVLHFPKNQSVGVLYIATEKELEWWDTYFKRFDYRRDWDWKYLGQAQGAVEIPPGAQVKLEIKKAGAANTSWITNLHPDDLYEVFVYPEPGNGDSYRFGNAQARHLGHLTGLTELTIQYTHVTGPGLRALKPLRKLEKLMYFSEQADNDSLRSIGELTSLETLSLGKAKWDDAGLAHLSNLNQLTELNLPFAGIPGRGFDAVMRLPNLKYISGGIFFKNAHLARLKKSKSLEALDLSGNTLIDDDSMKYVAQLPQLKHLNLWHTNINDAGVKRLRPLTSLKQLKLRVSRQSKRPRITSAGMSGLSEMSSLEVLDFADVGDPDGILEQISKLKNLKSVSIGGRRDTGFISDDGLKHLGKLSKLERLTTYGSEFTDAGAAELAKLDGLKWLAVQTNNITDDGLAQLSALKELRYLNIYHNKKNAGITFQGVSRLNGLTNLTELWYQGPMRPTPGEQGLDFSGMPALEKLGMSGLRDEDIVGLKNCENLKWLQGSSLTNAGVENLAGFRQMERLTITGEEITDDALVHLGDMPKLNMLTVNAPITDEGLQEIEKLKSLEYLTVETTNRLSPAAVRSVQTNLPTLRRISINDNRASVKRTKKKSLRFGQDAPAFDFTSLDGTKLSLKNHRGKVVLLYFWSTNCKPCVASMPKLKKAYAELSEYQDFAMIGISGDENDTIWKEFIRKQKLTWPQVRIGDKSKIAAAYGVTGFPKYILIGRDGKILATNAGAVGGALKKALEVDGE; encoded by the coding sequence ATGACACGCGCTTGGTCAGAATTTTTTATCGAAATGCCACTCCTCTGGGATCTCTGTTTGCGACTCTCAGTCGTATTGATCGCCGCTTGGGGTTTGCACGCCGCCCTCGCCCACTGCAACCCTCGCTGGCGCGTCCAACTTTGGCGATTCACATCCATTGCCGTGCTGATTGTCATGGCGGCGACCTGCTTGCCAAAAATCGCTGTTCTAGTCGAACAACAAGTAGCAGCAGTGGAACCCGTGGCCGAAGCCCCCACCATGGTCGCCATGACGCAACCCCTGCTCAGGGGGGCGGGAACTGTCGCTGACATTTCCAAACTGCCGCCAATCAACTCCGAGACCGAATTCCCCCTCGAATTGTTTTTGCCCGTGGAAGAGGTAGCCACCGCCGCAGCGGCAATTCCCGCAGAGCCCCCTCAATTGGCGGCCAAGAGTCCGTGGGCCATGTGGTTGTTGGCCAGCGTCTGGGCCGTTGGCACGAGTTTGCTAGCTATGCGTTGGACGTCGGCACAACTCCGGATTCGGAATTTATTATCCCGTAGCATCCCGGCTCCAAAGCAATCGGCGCGACGACTCCGCAGCGTCGCCGACCGACTCGACATTTTCGGCGACTTCGACTTACGGCTCTCGAACGAAACCGATGTCCCCTTCGTCGCCGGGTTATTGCGGCCGATCGTCGTGCTGCCGGCGCGAATGGCGAAGAAACAGTTTGCCCAGGAACTGCCGGCGATATTCGCGCACGAACTGACGCACGTGAAATCTCGCGATCTAATCTGGATGGGCGTTTCGCAGTGGATCACGATTCCACTCTGGTTTCATCCACTAACGTGGAGAGCCACCAGCGCCCACTCCATGGCTTGCGAAGAAGTCGCCGACGCCGTCGCTGCCGATAGTGTGGGGGATGTGGCACGCTACTCCGGCACGCTGGCCCGCGTTGCGCTGGCAGCCGTGTCACATCCTCCCGCGACGGCGGCAATCTCAATGGCCCGTTCCTCGCAGATCATGTCGAGGCTAGCGCGGTTAAAACGGGGCCTGTCCAATTCGCCACTGGCCCGACGCTGGGTGATCCTCTCGGCGCTGGCCGGTCTGCTGGTTGTGGTCCCATTGGCAACCATCAAACTCGCCTACGCCGATAACGAATCCACAACCGCAGCAACCAGCAATGACCAAGCGGGTCGCGTACTGCATTTTCCCAAAAACCAATCGGTCGGCGTACTGTATATCGCCACCGAAAAAGAACTCGAATGGTGGGATACGTACTTCAAGCGATTTGACTATCGCCGCGATTGGGACTGGAAATATCTCGGCCAAGCTCAAGGAGCTGTGGAGATTCCCCCCGGTGCTCAAGTCAAATTGGAAATCAAAAAAGCGGGGGCTGCCAATACATCCTGGATCACCAACCTCCACCCCGACGACCTGTATGAGGTCTTTGTCTATCCGGAGCCTGGCAATGGCGATTCGTATCGTTTTGGGAATGCACAAGCGCGGCATTTGGGCCATCTGACGGGATTGACGGAACTCACGATCCAATACACACATGTCACCGGCCCCGGCCTGCGAGCCTTAAAGCCGCTCCGCAAATTAGAAAAGCTCATGTATTTTTCAGAGCAAGCTGATAACGACAGCTTGCGGAGCATCGGCGAGTTGACATCGCTGGAAACATTGTCGCTCGGCAAAGCAAAATGGGACGATGCGGGGTTAGCGCATCTGTCCAACCTAAACCAGCTAACTGAGCTCAACCTCCCCTTTGCCGGCATACCGGGCCGCGGATTTGACGCCGTCATGCGGCTCCCCAATTTGAAATACATTTCAGGCGGAATATTCTTTAAAAACGCGCATCTGGCGCGGCTGAAGAAATCGAAGTCTCTCGAAGCACTGGATCTTAGTGGCAATACGTTGATTGACGACGACAGCATGAAATATGTGGCGCAGTTGCCTCAATTGAAACATCTGAATCTGTGGCACACAAATATCAACGATGCCGGGGTCAAACGACTCCGACCGCTGACATCTCTCAAGCAACTCAAATTGAGGGTCTCCCGTCAGAGCAAACGGCCTAGAATCACCAGCGCTGGAATGAGCGGACTCTCCGAAATGTCATCGCTGGAGGTACTAGATTTTGCCGATGTCGGCGATCCCGATGGAATTCTCGAACAAATCTCGAAGCTGAAAAACCTCAAGAGTGTTTCAATCGGTGGACGGCGCGATACCGGATTCATCAGTGATGACGGCCTGAAGCACTTAGGCAAGCTTTCAAAACTCGAGCGTCTCACGACATACGGTTCGGAATTCACCGATGCCGGTGCAGCCGAACTTGCCAAACTGGACGGACTAAAATGGCTTGCCGTGCAGACCAACAACATCACCGACGATGGCTTGGCCCAGTTATCGGCCCTCAAGGAATTGCGTTACCTCAACATTTATCACAACAAAAAAAACGCCGGTATCACATTCCAAGGGGTCTCCCGCTTGAACGGACTGACAAACCTGACCGAGCTTTGGTACCAGGGACCGATGCGGCCCACGCCCGGTGAGCAAGGGCTGGATTTTTCGGGTATGCCGGCGCTGGAAAAACTGGGCATGAGCGGCCTGCGCGACGAGGATATTGTCGGACTGAAAAACTGCGAGAATTTGAAGTGGCTGCAGGGGAGTTCGCTCACCAACGCGGGAGTCGAGAATCTCGCTGGATTTCGTCAAATGGAGCGCCTAACCATTACCGGCGAAGAGATCACAGACGATGCCTTAGTCCATCTTGGCGACATGCCGAAATTGAACATGCTCACGGTCAACGCCCCCATCACGGATGAGGGACTCCAGGAGATCGAAAAACTAAAATCGTTGGAGTACCTGACGGTTGAAACCACAAATCGTTTAAGCCCCGCAGCCGTACGAAGTGTGCAGACCAACCTTCCCACCCTGCGGAGGATCAGCATCAACGACAATCGGGCCAGCGTAAAACGCACCAAGAAAAAATCGCTGCGATTTGGCCAAGATGCCCCGGCCTTTGATTTCACGTCACTGGACGGAACAAAGCTGAGCCTGAAAAATCATCGCGGCAAAGTCGTGCTGCTCTACTTCTGGTCGACCAATTGCAAACCATGCGTTGCCTCAATGCCTAAGCTAAAAAAGGCCTATGCCGAATTGAGCGAGTACCAGGATTTCGCCATGATCGGGATCAGCGGTGACGAGAACGACACGATCTGGAAAGAGTTTATCCGCAAGCAAAAACTCACTTGGCCACAAGTGCGCATCGGCGACAAATCAAAAATCGCTGCCGCCTACGGCGTGACCGGTTTCCCCAAGTACATCCTCATCGGCCGCGACGGCAAAATCCTCGCCACCAACGCCGGCGCCGTCGGCGGCGCGCTAAAGAAAGCACTGGAAGTCGACGGCGAATAG
- a CDS encoding DUF1501 domain-containing protein has protein sequence MAKSQKIAPSIGGGCTPVVSRRHLLQIGGLGLAGLSLPRLLQAEAESVDIPPQADACILIFLNGGPSHLDMWDMKPDQAEGIRGEFSPIATSVPDVQFSNMLPRSAQWMHEATLVRSMHHSVNNAHAAAVYCSLTGHDRGEIGGGAKPDDYPAPGSVMAMLRPSDRSIVPQVTLPYITKEGAKGPPQPGFFGGFIGRGYDPLFVLKDPNQANFSIPELTLLADVSNTRLDSRRDLFRRLDDTVGKTVNDRGVIGMNDFQQKAFDLLSSKATQAAFQIADEPATVRDSYGRNIYGQSVLLARRLLEAGTRMVTLSWAPDANATWDTHGNNFNKLKNTLLPQFDAAYASLLDDLKQRGMLERTIVAVLGDFGRSPKVNANAGRDHWNHCYSVLMAGGGFRRGYVHGASDAIGAFASRAPLIPGDIIATIYRLLGVQHNRMIHDLLGRPHRLVPSGNVTNELIA, from the coding sequence ATGGCGAAGTCGCAAAAAATCGCTCCCTCGATCGGCGGGGGCTGTACGCCGGTTGTTTCACGGCGGCATTTGCTGCAAATCGGCGGACTGGGCCTGGCGGGACTGTCACTGCCACGGTTGTTGCAAGCCGAAGCGGAGAGCGTCGACATCCCCCCTCAAGCCGATGCCTGCATCCTCATTTTCTTAAACGGCGGCCCCAGCCATCTCGACATGTGGGACATGAAGCCGGATCAGGCAGAAGGTATTCGCGGTGAGTTCTCCCCGATCGCCACCAGCGTGCCGGACGTACAATTCAGCAACATGCTCCCTCGCTCCGCACAGTGGATGCACGAAGCAACCTTGGTGCGGTCCATGCACCATAGCGTGAACAATGCCCATGCGGCGGCCGTCTATTGCTCGCTCACCGGACATGATCGCGGCGAAATTGGCGGCGGTGCCAAACCAGACGACTACCCCGCCCCCGGTTCAGTGATGGCCATGCTGCGTCCTTCGGATCGTTCGATCGTGCCGCAAGTCACATTACCCTACATCACCAAGGAAGGAGCCAAAGGTCCGCCACAACCCGGATTTTTCGGCGGCTTCATCGGTCGCGGTTACGACCCGCTGTTCGTGCTCAAGGACCCCAATCAGGCAAACTTCTCGATTCCCGAATTGACATTACTGGCCGACGTTTCCAACACACGTCTCGACTCCCGCCGCGATCTATTCCGGCGTTTGGATGACACGGTCGGGAAAACCGTCAACGACCGCGGCGTGATCGGCATGAACGACTTTCAACAAAAGGCGTTTGACCTGCTGTCGTCAAAGGCGACACAAGCCGCTTTTCAAATCGCCGACGAACCCGCCACGGTCCGCGACTCCTATGGACGCAACATCTACGGACAAAGCGTCCTACTCGCGCGACGTCTGCTCGAAGCCGGCACGCGGATGGTCACCCTCTCCTGGGCCCCCGATGCCAATGCCACCTGGGACACGCACGGTAACAATTTCAATAAACTCAAAAACACGCTACTCCCCCAATTCGACGCCGCCTACGCCAGCCTGTTGGATGACCTCAAACAACGCGGCATGTTAGAGCGGACCATCGTCGCCGTCTTGGGCGACTTCGGCCGTTCCCCCAAGGTCAATGCAAACGCCGGCCGGGACCACTGGAACCACTGCTATTCCGTACTCATGGCCGGTGGCGGATTTCGCCGCGGTTATGTGCATGGCGCCAGCGACGCGATTGGCGCGTTTGCCTCCCGTGCGCCGCTCATTCCCGGCGATATTATCGCCACGATCTATCGACTGTTGGGCGTGCAACACAATCGTATGATTCACGACCTACTCGGACGTCCACATCGCCTCGTCCCATCCGGTAACGTGACCAACGAGTTGATCGCGTAA